A genomic window from Streptomyces brevispora includes:
- a CDS encoding ScbR family autoregulator-binding transcription factor has product MAQQARAIQTRRSILVAAADVFDERGYSSATISEILARAGVTKGALYFHFASKEDLALGVMDIQLHSDPLPPQLTKLQELVDQGMILAHRLRHEPLVRASVGLAMDQAVEGLDRGTPFRAWIDRLELLLRAAKSQGELLPHVDPGETAEMLAGSFSGIQVMSQVLSNREDLGRRISVLLHYVLPSISTPAVLATLDMAEDRGERLLRTLETVPSQVGTPN; this is encoded by the coding sequence ATGGCACAGCAGGCGCGCGCGATCCAGACCCGGCGGTCGATCCTGGTGGCGGCCGCCGACGTGTTCGACGAGCGCGGCTACAGCAGCGCCACCATCAGCGAGATCCTCGCGCGGGCGGGGGTGACCAAGGGCGCGCTCTACTTCCACTTCGCCTCGAAGGAGGATCTCGCGCTCGGGGTGATGGACATACAGCTGCACAGCGACCCGCTGCCCCCGCAGCTCACCAAGCTCCAGGAACTGGTGGACCAGGGGATGATCCTCGCCCACCGCCTGCGCCACGAGCCGCTGGTACGGGCCAGCGTCGGCCTGGCCATGGACCAGGCCGTGGAGGGGCTCGACCGGGGCACCCCCTTCCGGGCCTGGATAGACCGGCTCGAACTGCTGCTGCGGGCCGCGAAGAGCCAGGGCGAGCTGCTGCCGCACGTCGACCCGGGCGAGACCGCCGAGATGCTGGCCGGCTCCTTCTCGGGCATCCAGGTGATGTCCCAGGTGCTGTCCAACCGGGAGGACCTCGGCCGACGGATCTCGGTCCTGCTCCACTACGTACTGCCGAGCATCTCGACGCCGGCCGTTCTGGCCACTCTCGACATGGCCGAAGATCGCGGTGAGCGTCTGCTCCGCACCCTCGAAACCGTACCCAGCCAGGTCGGCACCCCCAACTGA
- a CDS encoding zinc ribbon domain-containing protein translates to MNAAPADQIRLLDVQALDQRLGQLAHKRNTLAEHAEIESLTTDLAQLRDLLVASTTEESDTAREQIKAEQDVDQVRQRATRDQQRMDSGSVSSPKDLESLQREIVSLAKRQGDLEDVVLEVMERREAAQERVTELTDRVSAVQAKVDDATARRDTATKELDEEAATLTKEREIVAGSVPADLLKLYDKLRSQQGGVGAARLYQRRCEGCRLELNITEVNDVKAASRDTVLRCENCHRILVRTADSGL, encoded by the coding sequence CTGAACGCCGCGCCCGCCGACCAGATCCGACTCCTCGACGTCCAGGCCCTCGACCAGCGCCTCGGCCAGCTCGCGCACAAGCGCAACACCCTTGCCGAGCACGCCGAGATCGAGTCGCTCACGACCGACCTCGCCCAACTCCGCGACCTCCTCGTCGCCTCGACGACCGAGGAGAGCGACACCGCCCGCGAGCAGATCAAGGCGGAGCAGGACGTCGACCAGGTCCGCCAGCGCGCCACCCGCGACCAGCAGCGGATGGACTCCGGCAGTGTCTCCTCGCCCAAGGACCTGGAGAGCCTGCAGCGGGAGATCGTCTCGCTGGCCAAGCGCCAGGGCGACCTGGAGGACGTCGTCCTCGAGGTCATGGAGCGCCGGGAGGCCGCGCAGGAGCGGGTCACCGAGCTGACCGACCGGGTCTCCGCCGTCCAGGCCAAGGTCGACGACGCGACCGCCCGCCGGGACACCGCGACGAAGGAGCTCGACGAGGAGGCCGCGACGCTCACCAAGGAGCGCGAGATCGTCGCCGGTTCCGTCCCCGCGGACCTGCTGAAGCTGTACGACAAGCTCCGCTCCCAGCAGGGCGGGGTGGGCGCCGCCCGCCTCTACCAGCGCCGCTGCGAGGGCTGCCGGCTGGAGCTCAACATCACCGAGGTCAACGACGTGAAGGCCGCCTCCCGCGACACGGTGCTGCGCTGCGAGAACTGCCACCGCATCCTGGTCCGCACCGCGGACTCGGGTCTGTAG
- a CDS encoding nucleotidyltransferase domain-containing protein, which produces MTAIETTLVLKRFVADVRPLVPTVAVWAHGSLALGDFQQGRSDLDLIAVVESPLDVAQRERLGELHQLLLDEEPAAAKLHCSYMPRGSLGEAGSDHVTWAQGRILERPVTPVTRRELLDGGLALHGPPPAELLPPLAPGQLEDYIRRDLREYWLTAAGEPPLWLQDIWVDLGLLVLARAAVTLRDGRMITKGEALTELLDLGAPADVVRDIHERRYGNPAPLGQEERALRGERARAFVRRGIRSTLAMGEDSAP; this is translated from the coding sequence ATGACAGCGATCGAAACGACTCTGGTACTCAAGCGGTTCGTCGCCGACGTACGGCCGTTGGTGCCGACGGTGGCCGTCTGGGCGCACGGCTCGCTCGCGCTGGGCGACTTCCAGCAGGGGCGGAGCGACCTCGACCTCATCGCCGTGGTCGAGAGCCCACTGGACGTGGCACAGCGGGAACGGCTGGGAGAGCTTCACCAGCTGCTGCTGGACGAGGAACCGGCCGCGGCCAAGTTGCACTGCTCGTACATGCCCAGGGGTTCGCTCGGCGAGGCCGGGTCGGACCATGTCACCTGGGCACAGGGCAGGATCCTGGAACGCCCGGTCACACCGGTCACCCGCCGGGAGCTGCTCGACGGCGGACTCGCCCTCCACGGCCCGCCACCGGCGGAGCTGCTCCCGCCGCTTGCCCCCGGGCAGCTGGAGGACTACATCCGGCGCGACCTGAGGGAGTACTGGCTCACAGCCGCGGGCGAACCACCGCTCTGGCTCCAGGACATCTGGGTGGACCTCGGCCTGCTGGTCCTGGCCCGCGCGGCCGTCACGCTGCGCGACGGGCGGATGATCACGAAGGGCGAGGCCCTGACGGAACTGCTGGACCTCGGCGCACCCGCGGACGTGGTCCGCGACATCCACGAGCGCCGGTACGGGAATCCGGCACCGCTCGGCCAGGAGGAGCGCGCCCTGCGCGGGGAGCGGGCGCGCGCTTTCGTACGGCGCGGGATCAGGAGCACGCTCGCGATGGGCGAGGACTCCGCTCCCTGA
- a CDS encoding bifunctional RNase H/acid phosphatase — protein MTPPRQFVIEADGGSRGNPGPAGYGAVVIDPVTGETLAEAAEYIGVATNNVAEYKGLIAGLRAVKALVPDASADGGPRVHVRMDSKLVVEQMSGRWKIKHPDMKPLAAEAARVLPASAVTYEWIPRERNKHADRLANEAMDAGKRGRQWEPSSSTAALDTPKSSVAAALPPVSGPPGDAAAGAARARAALNRPAAGTPQVGWAAAPDLGEPATFVLLRHGETALTPQKRFSGSGGTDPELSAAGRRQAECAAEAFAARGTVQEIVSSPLRRCRETAGAVAARLGLEVRIEDGLRETDFGAWEGLTFGEVGERHRADLDAWLASAKAAPTGGGESFAEVARRVAAARDRLITRYAGRTVLVVTHVTPIKTLVRLALGAPPESLFRMELSAASVSTVAYYADGNASVRLLNDTSHLR, from the coding sequence GTGACCCCGCCGCGCCAGTTCGTCATCGAGGCCGACGGCGGCTCCCGGGGCAACCCGGGGCCCGCCGGGTACGGCGCGGTCGTCATCGACCCGGTGACGGGGGAGACCCTGGCGGAGGCCGCGGAGTACATCGGCGTCGCGACGAACAACGTCGCCGAGTACAAGGGCCTCATCGCCGGTCTGCGGGCCGTGAAGGCACTCGTGCCGGACGCCTCGGCCGACGGCGGGCCGCGGGTGCACGTCCGGATGGACTCCAAGCTGGTCGTGGAGCAGATGTCGGGCCGCTGGAAGATCAAGCACCCGGACATGAAGCCGCTCGCGGCCGAGGCCGCCCGGGTCCTTCCGGCGTCCGCGGTCACCTACGAGTGGATCCCGCGCGAGAGGAACAAGCACGCGGACCGGCTCGCGAACGAGGCGATGGACGCGGGCAAACGGGGCCGGCAGTGGGAGCCGTCGTCCTCGACGGCAGCCCTCGATACCCCGAAGTCCTCGGTGGCCGCCGCCCTGCCGCCGGTCTCCGGGCCACCGGGCGACGCGGCGGCCGGCGCGGCGAGGGCCAGGGCCGCGCTGAACCGGCCCGCCGCCGGGACCCCGCAGGTCGGCTGGGCCGCCGCCCCTGACCTGGGCGAGCCCGCCACGTTCGTCCTGCTGCGGCACGGAGAGACCGCCCTCACCCCACAGAAGCGGTTCTCCGGCAGCGGCGGAACCGACCCCGAGCTCTCCGCCGCCGGACGCCGGCAGGCCGAGTGCGCCGCCGAGGCCTTCGCCGCCCGCGGGACGGTGCAGGAGATCGTCAGCTCCCCGCTGCGCCGTTGCCGCGAGACGGCCGGTGCGGTGGCGGCCCGGCTGGGCCTGGAGGTCCGGATCGAGGACGGGCTGCGCGAGACGGACTTCGGCGCCTGGGAGGGGCTGACGTTCGGCGAGGTCGGGGAGCGCCACCGCGCCGACCTGGATGCCTGGCTGGCCTCCGCGAAGGCAGCCCCCACCGGGGGCGGCGAGAGCTTCGCCGAGGTCGCCCGCCGGGTCGCGGCCGCCCGCGACCGCCTCATCACCCGCTACGCGGGCCGCACCGTGCTCGTGGTCACGCATGTCACCCCCATCAAGACCCTGGTCCGGCTGGCGCTGGGCGCACCGCCGGAGTCGCTGTTCCGGATGGAGCTCTCGGCGGCGTCCGTGTCGACCGTGGCCTACTACGCGGACGGCAACGCCTCCGTACGGCTGCTGAACGACACGTCCCACTTGCGCTGA
- a CDS encoding TetR/AcrR family transcriptional regulator, protein MTDFASPPATDRARQILAAARDLLEAEGPDAVTMRRLAGCVGITAPSLYKHFPDKSSVVIALADAMLRETAEVLEAAESAAPGSVPALATAYRTHALAHPHLYRLTTGRPLPRNLEERAAAPLLRALAGDEARARAAWAFAHGMVVMELNGRLPADTDASAAWAAGIAAFDTARA, encoded by the coding sequence ATGACCGATTTCGCGTCCCCGCCCGCCACCGACCGTGCCCGCCAGATCCTCGCCGCCGCACGCGACCTGCTGGAGGCGGAGGGCCCGGACGCCGTTACGATGCGCCGCCTCGCCGGGTGCGTGGGCATCACGGCGCCCTCGCTCTACAAACACTTCCCGGACAAGTCGTCCGTGGTGATCGCCCTGGCCGACGCGATGCTGCGGGAGACCGCCGAGGTGCTCGAAGCGGCCGAGTCCGCCGCCCCGGGCTCCGTCCCGGCCCTGGCCACCGCCTACCGCACCCACGCCCTGGCCCACCCCCACCTCTACCGCCTCACCACCGGCCGCCCGCTCCCGCGGAACCTGGAGGAGCGCGCCGCGGCCCCCCTCCTGCGTGCCCTGGCCGGCGACGAGGCGCGCGCCAGGGCGGCCTGGGCCTTCGCCCACGGGATGGTCGTGATGGAGCTCAACGGCCGCCTCCCCGCGGACACCGACGCCTCGGCGGCCTGGGCGGCGGGGATCGCGGCCTTCGACACGGCCCGCGCCTGA
- a CDS encoding Nif3-like dinuclear metal center hexameric protein yields MPRLSEVIAELDALWPPERAEGWDAVGTVCGDPDAAVDRVLFAVDPVQDIADEALKLGAQLIVTHHPLYLRGTTTVAAGTFKGRVVHTLIKHDIALHVAHTNADSADPGVSDALAGALDLRVERPLVPDPTDPTGRRGLGRICTLDHPQTLGEFAARAAARLPATAQGIRLAGDPDALVRTVAVSGGSGDGLFDAVRAAGVDAFLTADLRHHPASEAVQHSSLGLVDAAHWATEWPWCEQAAAQLDAISDRHGWGLRVHVSKQVTDPWTTHHSSGAPN; encoded by the coding sequence GTGCCCCGTCTGTCTGAAGTCATCGCCGAGCTCGACGCCCTCTGGCCGCCCGAGCGGGCCGAAGGATGGGACGCGGTCGGCACCGTCTGCGGTGATCCCGACGCGGCGGTCGACCGGGTGCTCTTCGCCGTCGACCCCGTCCAGGACATCGCCGACGAGGCGCTGAAGCTCGGCGCCCAGCTGATCGTCACCCACCACCCGCTCTATCTGCGCGGTACGACGACGGTCGCCGCCGGCACCTTCAAGGGCCGGGTCGTGCACACGCTGATCAAGCACGACATCGCGCTGCACGTGGCCCACACCAACGCCGACTCCGCGGATCCCGGCGTCTCCGACGCCCTCGCCGGCGCCCTCGACCTGCGCGTCGAGCGGCCCCTCGTACCGGACCCGACGGACCCCACGGGCCGCCGGGGCCTCGGCCGGATCTGCACGCTCGACCACCCGCAGACCCTCGGCGAGTTCGCCGCCCGCGCCGCCGCCCGGCTGCCCGCCACCGCGCAGGGCATCCGGCTGGCCGGCGACCCGGACGCCCTCGTGCGCACCGTCGCCGTGAGCGGCGGATCCGGCGACGGCCTCTTCGACGCGGTGCGCGCCGCAGGTGTGGACGCCTTCCTCACCGCGGACCTGCGCCACCATCCGGCCTCCGAGGCCGTCCAGCACTCGTCGCTCGGCCTGGTCGACGCCGCACACTGGGCCACCGAATGGCCGTGGTGCGAACAGGCCGCGGCACAGCTCGACGCGATTTCCGACCGCCACGGATGGGGCCTGCGGGTCCATGTCTCGAAGCAGGTCACCGACCCCTGGACCACCCACCACTCTTCTGGAGCCCCCAACTGA
- the yaaA gene encoding peroxide stress protein YaaA, translating to MLVLLPPSEGKAASGRGAPLKPESLSLPGLAAARAAVLDGLVELSVADEEKARVVLGLSEGLRGEIAKNVELRTAGTRPAGEIYTGVLYDALDLASLDTAARRRAGKSLLVFSGLWGAVRVGDRIPSYRCSMGVKLPGLGALGAFWRTPMAEVIPEAAGDGLVLDLRSSAYAAAWKPKGAVAERTASVRVLHSQLVDGVEKRSVVSHFNKATKGRIVRDLLRSGAAPKGPAELVTVLRDLGYAVEAEAPARAGRAWELDVVVTEIH from the coding sequence GTGCTCGTGCTGTTGCCGCCCTCCGAAGGAAAGGCCGCCTCGGGGCGCGGAGCACCTCTGAAGCCCGAGTCGCTGTCGCTGCCGGGCCTGGCCGCGGCGCGGGCCGCCGTGCTGGACGGGCTCGTGGAGCTGTCCGTGGCGGACGAGGAGAAGGCCCGTGTGGTGCTGGGGCTGAGCGAGGGCCTGCGCGGTGAGATCGCGAAGAACGTGGAGCTGCGGACGGCGGGCACGCGTCCGGCCGGGGAGATCTACACCGGGGTGCTGTACGACGCGCTGGATCTGGCGTCCCTGGACACCGCCGCCCGCCGTCGGGCCGGGAAGTCGCTGCTGGTGTTCTCCGGGCTGTGGGGCGCGGTGCGGGTGGGCGACCGGATTCCTTCGTACCGTTGCTCGATGGGGGTGAAGCTGCCGGGGCTGGGGGCTCTCGGGGCGTTCTGGCGCACGCCGATGGCCGAAGTCATACCGGAGGCGGCCGGGGACGGCCTGGTACTGGATCTGCGGTCGTCCGCGTACGCGGCGGCGTGGAAGCCGAAGGGCGCGGTCGCGGAGCGCACGGCGAGCGTGCGGGTGCTGCACTCCCAGCTGGTGGACGGGGTGGAGAAGCGGTCGGTGGTCAGCCACTTCAACAAGGCGACGAAGGGCCGGATCGTCCGCGATCTGCTGCGGTCGGGCGCCGCGCCGAAGGGGCCCGCGGAGCTGGTGACGGTCCTGCGTGACCTCGGATACGCGGTGGAGGCCGAGGCGCCCGCGCGGGCCGGGCGGGCGTGGGAGCTCGATGTCGTGGTGACGGAGATCCACTGA
- a CDS encoding RNB domain-containing ribonuclease: MTGAAGTPLRAALRGLRTELALPDDFPPDVLAEAADAARNPAVAGHEDATELPFLTIDPPASADLDQAMHLERRAHGYRVHYAIADVAAFVRPGGALDTEAHRRVTTLYFPDGKVPLHPTSLSEGAASLLPGRTRPAVLWEIDLDAEGRAVATRVRRALVRSRAKLDGTGVQQRIDAGTAEESLALLRDIGTLREEQEVARGGISLNVPEQEIVEHDGTYGLEYRAPLPADGWNAQISLLTGMAAARLMTESGTGILRTLPVAPDGAVARLRRSAEALHIDWPHHVPYAQIVRSLDPRRTNHAAFLQDCTTLLRGAGYTVFENGELPTPAVHAAVADLYTHCTAPLRRLVDRYTAELCVSAVQDREPPEWVLAALPALPKEMADGTRRANTVERECVDLVEAALLKDRIGAVFDAYVVDVKEQDPTTGTIHIDDPAVVGRIEGGSASLPLGERLRVRLTQADPGSAKVLFAPA, from the coding sequence ATGACCGGCGCAGCCGGCACCCCGCTGCGGGCGGCCCTGCGCGGGCTGCGCACCGAACTCGCACTCCCCGACGACTTCCCGCCCGACGTACTCGCCGAAGCCGCCGACGCGGCGAGGAACCCGGCGGTCGCCGGCCACGAGGACGCCACGGAGCTCCCGTTCCTCACCATCGACCCGCCCGCCTCCGCCGACCTCGACCAGGCGATGCACCTCGAACGCCGCGCTCACGGCTACCGCGTGCACTACGCCATCGCCGATGTCGCCGCCTTCGTCCGCCCCGGCGGCGCACTCGACACCGAGGCCCACCGCCGGGTGACGACCCTGTACTTCCCCGACGGCAAGGTGCCGCTGCACCCCACGTCGCTCTCCGAGGGCGCCGCCAGCCTCCTCCCCGGGCGGACCCGCCCCGCCGTCCTCTGGGAGATCGACCTCGACGCCGAGGGCCGCGCCGTCGCCACCCGGGTGCGCCGGGCCCTCGTACGCAGCCGCGCCAAGCTCGACGGCACGGGCGTGCAGCAACGGATCGACGCGGGCACCGCCGAGGAGTCCCTCGCACTGCTCAGGGACATCGGCACCCTCCGCGAGGAGCAGGAGGTCGCCCGCGGCGGTATCTCCCTCAACGTGCCCGAGCAGGAGATCGTCGAGCACGACGGCACCTACGGGCTGGAGTACCGCGCCCCGCTGCCCGCCGACGGCTGGAACGCCCAGATCTCACTACTCACCGGCATGGCCGCGGCCCGGCTGATGACGGAGTCCGGCACCGGCATCCTGCGGACGCTGCCGGTCGCCCCGGACGGCGCCGTCGCCCGCCTCCGCCGCTCGGCCGAGGCCCTGCACATCGACTGGCCGCACCACGTCCCGTACGCGCAGATCGTCCGCTCGCTCGACCCGCGGAGAACCAACCACGCCGCGTTCCTCCAGGACTGCACCACACTGCTGCGCGGCGCCGGGTACACCGTCTTCGAGAACGGCGAACTGCCCACCCCCGCCGTCCACGCCGCCGTCGCCGACCTCTACACCCACTGCACGGCGCCACTGCGCCGCCTCGTCGACCGGTACACGGCCGAACTGTGCGTATCCGCCGTCCAGGACCGTGAGCCGCCCGAGTGGGTCCTGGCCGCGCTGCCCGCCCTGCCGAAGGAGATGGCGGACGGGACCCGGCGGGCCAACACGGTGGAGCGCGAGTGCGTGGACCTGGTCGAGGCCGCACTGCTCAAGGACCGGATCGGTGCGGTCTTCGACGCGTACGTGGTGGACGTGAAGGAGCAGGATCCGACCACCGGCACCATCCACATCGACGACCCGGCGGTCGTCGGCCGGATCGAGGGCGGCAGCGCGTCGCTCCCTCTCGGGGAACGGCTGCGGGTCCGGCTCACCCAGGCAGATCCCGGCTCGGCGAAGGTGCTGTTCGCACCGGCGTGA
- a CDS encoding ScbA/BarX family gamma-butyrolactone biosynthesis protein has product MRQLVHRPDPQDVFPTGLTRLTDSQFSVPAHWPRSHRFFAPVAGRYQDPLLIAETMRQATMLIAHAEFGVPLGDAFVMWELRYTSESERLVLGEDPWDITVDVSCSRIQRRGRSLGAMHLELLLHRHGTVLASGGGRISCSSAGAYRRLRGHRGATLDARIPLLPAVAPRTVGRTSEEDVVLAPAAAPDTWALRLDTRHPTLFSHPNDHVPGILLLEAARQAAQAASPGRTFLPTSIQADFLQYVELDRPCWIEARPVPADGTSPDGVHIRAVQNDRPAFTCTLRTPDLRQTGLSDARSHRS; this is encoded by the coding sequence CTGAGACAGCTCGTTCACCGGCCCGATCCGCAGGACGTGTTCCCCACCGGACTGACCCGGCTGACCGACTCCCAGTTCTCGGTGCCGGCCCACTGGCCGCGGTCCCACCGCTTCTTCGCCCCGGTCGCCGGACGGTACCAGGACCCCCTGCTGATCGCCGAGACCATGCGGCAGGCGACGATGCTGATCGCGCACGCCGAGTTCGGGGTGCCCCTCGGCGACGCCTTCGTGATGTGGGAACTCCGGTACACCTCCGAATCCGAGCGCCTCGTGCTGGGCGAGGACCCCTGGGACATCACGGTGGACGTGTCCTGCTCCCGGATCCAGCGCCGCGGCCGGAGCCTCGGCGCCATGCACCTGGAACTCCTCCTGCACCGCCACGGCACCGTACTGGCTTCCGGCGGCGGGCGGATCAGCTGCAGCTCGGCCGGGGCCTACCGGCGGCTGCGCGGTCACCGCGGCGCCACGCTCGACGCGCGGATACCCCTCCTGCCCGCCGTCGCACCCCGCACGGTGGGCAGGACCTCCGAGGAGGACGTCGTCCTCGCGCCCGCGGCGGCCCCCGACACCTGGGCGCTGCGGCTCGACACCCGGCATCCGACGCTGTTCAGCCACCCCAACGACCATGTGCCGGGCATTCTGCTGCTGGAGGCCGCACGGCAGGCCGCCCAGGCCGCCTCTCCCGGCCGCACCTTCCTCCCGACATCGATACAGGCCGACTTCCTCCAGTACGTGGAACTGGACCGGCCCTGCTGGATCGAGGCCCGGCCCGTTCCCGCCGACGGCACCTCGCCCGACGGGGTGCACATACGGGCCGTCCAGAACGACCGGCCCGCCTTCACCTGCACTCTCCGTACGCCGGATCTCCGCCAGACCGGCCTCAGCGACGCCCGGAGCCACCGCTCATGA
- the eda gene encoding bifunctional 4-hydroxy-2-oxoglutarate aldolase/2-dehydro-3-deoxy-phosphogluconate aldolase codes for MTSSVLDLAPVVPVVVLEDAADAVPLARALVAGGLPAIEVTLRTAAALDAIKAIAAEVPDAVVGAGTVISVRNVSDTVAAGARFLVSPGWTDALLDAMKASGVPFLPGVSTTSEVVALLERGVTEMKFFPAEAAGGTAYLKALSAPLPQARFCPTGGISLTSAPSYLALPNVGCVGGSWMVPADAVAAGDWARVERLAAEAAALRG; via the coding sequence ATGACCTCCTCCGTGCTGGACCTTGCCCCCGTCGTGCCCGTCGTCGTCCTGGAGGACGCCGCCGACGCGGTGCCGCTCGCCCGCGCCCTGGTCGCGGGCGGGCTCCCGGCGATCGAGGTGACCCTGCGGACCGCCGCGGCCCTGGACGCGATCAAGGCCATCGCCGCGGAGGTTCCGGACGCGGTGGTCGGCGCCGGCACGGTGATCTCCGTGCGCAATGTCTCCGACACCGTGGCCGCGGGGGCCCGGTTCCTGGTCAGCCCCGGCTGGACGGACGCGCTCCTGGACGCGATGAAGGCGTCCGGGGTGCCGTTCCTGCCGGGCGTCTCGACGACGTCCGAGGTGGTCGCGCTGCTGGAGCGCGGGGTCACCGAGATGAAGTTCTTCCCGGCCGAGGCGGCTGGCGGCACGGCCTATCTGAAGGCCCTGTCCGCCCCGCTCCCCCAGGCCCGGTTCTGCCCGACCGGCGGCATCTCGCTCACCTCGGCGCCCTCCTACCTGGCCCTGCCGAACGTCGGCTGCGTCGGCGGCAGTTGGATGGTGCCCGCCGACGCGGTGGCCGCCGGGGACTGGGCCCGGGTGGAGCGCCTGGCGGCAGAGGCGGCGGCGCTGCGCGGCTGA
- a CDS encoding VOC family protein codes for MSVRRIVPNIPIGAGVGPDGEAGAMRANAAFYGLLGLEEFMNQGWIMTLASPSRPAAQISVMTADKTAPVTPDMSVEVTDVDAAHTALVRAGAEIVYGPRDEEWGVRRFFVRDPNGRVVNVLSHR; via the coding sequence ATGTCGGTCCGCCGCATTGTCCCCAACATCCCCATCGGCGCGGGCGTGGGTCCCGACGGCGAGGCCGGCGCCATGCGGGCGAATGCCGCGTTCTACGGGCTGCTGGGGCTGGAGGAGTTCATGAACCAGGGCTGGATCATGACGCTCGCCTCACCCTCCCGACCCGCCGCCCAGATCAGCGTCATGACCGCCGACAAGACCGCACCGGTCACCCCGGACATGAGCGTGGAGGTCACGGACGTGGACGCGGCGCACACAGCGCTGGTGCGCGCCGGAGCGGAGATCGTGTACGGCCCGCGCGACGAGGAATGGGGCGTGCGCCGCTTCTTCGTACGCGATCCGAACGGCCGTGTCGTCAATGTCCTGAGCCATCGCTGA
- a CDS encoding MerR family transcriptional regulator has translation MRIGEIAALVGVTPRTVRHYHHIGLLAEPARRANGYRAYGVRDAVLLARIRRLTELGLGLDEVRDVLAGDAGRELADVLRELDADLARQEREIRERRLRLAGLLDGPVEGTESVSPALAELLAAAPVTASPSAAKDREHLMLLDTIGGGSEIYAVLRPLAGDPAVLALYEQLDALAAASPDDPRIGPLADRMAALAPDELLDAIPAGGPVMTGFGEALLADYPPAQAEVVRRVMVALTVRSRDRGGNGNGRGSR, from the coding sequence ATGCGCATCGGAGAGATCGCCGCGCTCGTCGGGGTCACCCCCCGGACCGTCCGGCACTACCACCACATCGGCCTGCTGGCCGAGCCCGCACGCCGGGCCAACGGCTACCGCGCCTACGGCGTGCGCGACGCCGTGCTGCTGGCGCGCATCCGGCGGCTCACCGAACTGGGGCTCGGGCTGGACGAGGTGCGGGATGTCCTCGCCGGTGACGCCGGGCGCGAGCTCGCTGACGTACTGCGTGAGCTGGACGCCGATCTGGCCCGGCAGGAGCGGGAGATCCGGGAGCGTCGGCTGCGGCTGGCCGGCCTGCTGGACGGGCCGGTGGAGGGTACGGAGTCCGTGTCGCCCGCGCTGGCCGAACTGCTGGCCGCCGCCCCGGTCACCGCTTCCCCGTCCGCCGCCAAGGACCGGGAGCATCTGATGCTGCTGGACACGATCGGCGGCGGCAGCGAGATCTATGCCGTGCTGCGGCCGCTGGCGGGCGATCCGGCCGTGCTCGCACTGTACGAACAGCTGGACGCGCTCGCGGCGGCGTCCCCCGACGATCCCCGGATCGGACCGTTGGCCGACCGGATGGCCGCGCTCGCGCCCGACGAGCTGCTGGACGCGATTCCGGCCGGCGGACCGGTGATGACCGGGTTCGGGGAGGCCCTGCTGGCGGACTACCCGCCCGCGCAGGCCGAGGTGGTGCGCCGGGTGATGGTCGCGCTGACCGTCCGGAGCAGGGACAGGGGCGGCAACGGGAACGGGAGGGGGTCGCGATGA